The Morococcus cerebrosus sequence GTTAATCAGTTCCAGCAATTCGGACAGGGTGTCGTCTTGCGCCAGCCAGTTGCGGTAGCGGCATAAGGTGCTGTAATCGGGGATGCTCAGTTCGTCAAAACGGCAAAATAGGTTGAAATCGATGCGGGTGATGAGACTGTGTTCGAGTTCGGGATCGGAGAGGCTGTGCCATTGTCCGAGCAGGACGGCTTTGAACATGGACAACAGTGGATAGGCGGGACGGCCGCGGTGGTCTCGAAGGTAACGGGCTCTTTGACGATTCAGGTATTGTTCGATCGGTTGCCAATCAATCACCTGATCCAACTTCAATAATGGGAAGCGGTCGATGTGTTTGGCGATCATGGCTTGTGCGGTTTGCCGGAAGAAGGTGCTCATGGGAAATCCCCTAAATGTCTTGATGGGAATTTAGGGGATTTTGGGGAATTTTGCAAAGGTCTCAGCATATTTTTCATACAGGCCGTAAGCTGCCAACTCCGCATCGTCAGCGTGCGGCGCAAGCACTAGGATTTTTTTATCATCCAAAGACATACGCGGATAAACAGTCAGTCTGACTTCCTGATTTTCCAACGATATCCTTCTGCCCCGCAAAAAAATTTCCCGACTTTCAGCATCGAACATATCGCTGAAGTTCAAATATCTCACCCCCCTACCACCGTATTCGATGTAATGTTTCCAAATACCTTTACGGGTTTCAATCTCAATATAGGGCAACAACCATTTCCCCAGCCAAGAAGTTTCAACGCTTACCGCAGCCAAGACCGTATCATTAATATCCACTTCTTGAGGTAGTTTTATAACTCCACCCTCCAATCGCGCTACAAAATGCCGGGGTAAACAGTCATAGCGATAATCCTGCGTAACGTTATAGGCAAAGCGTTTAATATGCATCCTCATGATAATCATCAAGAAGCACATTATCCCAAGAACCAACACCGCAAATATTGTAAATAACAACATTATTCACCTCTAAAATTATTTTTCATAATATTACATTCCAACTTCATCCCTTTGGATTTATTACTTAACAGTCTCCGCTAAACAAATAACATAAAAACTCAAAAACAAACGCGATATGGCGAAATTTTCTTATATTTTACGAAGTTATACAAGTATTAAAAATCAAAATAACAAAAAAATAAACAACCTTAACATTGGATTTGTTAAAAAATATTAACTGTAATAAATATTACATGATGCAAAACGTCCTATTTATATAAGTCCTTCCTGCAAATAGCGCATAATCATAAGAATAATAACAATCCTAGATTCAATATCAGACAACCTCTTTTACCACGATGCACTCCCCTTTTTTCCCTGCTTACAAAAATCAGCAACGGCTTTCGAATACATACAAATCAAACAGATAAAACTCCCCAAAGCATGAACCATGCAGCAAATCCGAATTAAAAAGCTCTTTTCCGCAATACTTTGCTACCAACAATGAAAAAGGTCGTCTGAAACCCGTGTAATTAGGTTTCAGACGACCTTTCAATCATTAGGTGTTGCCCACCTGCTTTTAAAAATTACGCTTCTTTATTTTCGGTCGCTTTTTGACGCAGGCGCAAGCTCAATTCGCGCAGTTGTTTGTCGTCCACCGCATTCGGCGCGTTGGTCAGCAGACATTGGGCGCGTTGGGTTTTCGGGAAGGCAATCACGTCGCGGATGGATTCGGCGCCGGTCATCAGCGTAACCAAACGGTCGAGACCGAATGCCAAACCGCCGTGCGGAGGAGCGCCGAATTTCAGGTTGTCCAAGAGGAAGCCGAATTTTTCCTGTTGTTCTTCAGGGCTGATTTTCAGTGCGGCAAAGACTTTTTCCTGCACGTCGGCACGGTGGATACGGATAGAACCGCCACCGATTTCCCAGCCGTTCAACACCATGTCGTAGGCGCGGGCCAGGCAGTTTTCAGGATCGGACGCCATCAGGTCTTCATGGCCTGGCTTGGGCGAGGTGAACGGATGGTGCATGGCTGCCCAGCGGTCGCCGTCTTCGTCGTATTCGAACATCGGGAAATCGACGACCCACAAAGGTTTCCATTCGTCCACGAAGTAGCCGTTTTCCGCGCCGTGTTCCAAGCCGACTTTGATACGCAGTGCGCCGATGGCTTCGTTCACGACTTTGGCTTTGTCTGCGCCGAAGAAGATGATGTCGCCGTTTTGTGCGCCAGTACGCTCGATGATTTCTTTCAGGGTGTTTTCGGACAGGAATTTCACGATTGGAGATTGCAGGCCGCTGTCTTCGCCGTTGGAAAGGTTGCTGACGTCGTTCACTTTGATGTACGCCAAACCTTTCGCGCCGTAGATGCCGACAAATTTGGTGTATTCGTCGATTTCTTTGCGGCTGAATTTCGCGCCGTTCGGTACACGCAGAGCGACCACGCGGCCACCTTTCATGTCGGCTGCGCCACGGAATACTTTGAATTCTTCCGTTTTCATCAGGTCGGTCAGCTCGGTGAATTTCAGGTTGATGCGCATATCGGGTTTGTCGGAGCCGTAGTAGAACATGGCTTCCGAGTAAGGCATACGCGGGAAATCGCCCAAGTCCACGCCCAATGCGTCTTGGAAGACTTGTTTTGCCATGCCTTCGGTAATGTCCATGATTTCATCCTCGTTCAAGAACGAGGTTTCTAAGTCGATTTGGGTGAATTCAGGTTGACGGTCGGCGCGCAAGTCTTCGTCGCGGAAGCACTTGGTGATTTGATAGTAGCGGTCGAAACCCGCCACCATCAACAGTTGTTTGAACAATTGCGGCGATTGCGGCAGCGCGAAAAACTCGCCCGGATGAACGCGGCTCGGCACGAGGTAGTCGCGCGCGCCTTCAGGCGTGGAGCGGGTCAGCATCGGGGTTTCGATGTCGATGAAACCTTGCGCGTCCAGATAACGGCGAACGCCCATGGCGACTTGATAACGCAGGCGCAGGTTGCGCTGCATCACCGGACGGCGCAGGTCGATGACGCGGTTGGTCAGGCGCACGTTTTCGCTGATGTTTTCATCGTCGATTTGGAACGGCGGCGTAGCAGCGGCGTTCAATACTTCGATTTCTTTGGCAAGAATTTCGATTTTGCCGGAAATCATTTTGTCGTTGGTTGTGCCTTCGGGACGGTTGCGCACGCGGCCGGTAATGCTCAAAACGTATTCGTTGCGGGCGGAATCGGCAGTGGCAAACGCTTCGGGCGTGTCGGGGTCAATCACGACTTGGACAATGCCTTCGCGGTCGCGCAGGTCGATAAAAATCACACCGCCGTGGTCGCGTCGGCGGTGTACCCAGCCTTTGACGGTTACGGTTTGGTCTAAGTATTGCTCGCTGATCAGGCCGCAATAGTTGGTACGCATAAAATCACCTTTTTATATTGTTCAATTTGAAAAGAAGGAAAAGGTCGTCTGAAAAAGACACCTTAATTGTTTTGTTCTGTATCGCCGTTTTCAGACGACCTGTGTTCTGCCAAAGCCTTGACCCGAACTTCATCCGGCATCACCATACCCAGCGAAATCACATATTTCAATGCTTCGTCTACGCTCATATCGAGTTCGCGCACGTCGCTCTTTTTCACCATGATGTAATAGCCGCCGGTCGGATTGGGCGTGGTCGGCACATAGACGGAAAGATAGTCGTCATCGTGCGGCAGGCTGCCTTTGAGTTTGTCGGGGATGTGTCCTGAAACAAAGGCGATCGTCCAAATGTTGGGCTGCGGGAACGGAACCAATACAGGCGTTCTGAACGAGCGGCTGCTGTCGGAAAGCAGAGACTCGGATACTTTTTTGACGCTGGAATAGATGGACTTGACGACGGGAATCCGTCCCAGCAGGCTGTCCCATGCGGCGAGAATTTGGCGTCCTAAAACGTTGGCGGCGAACACGCCGGTCAGAAACAAGACGACAATGGCGGCAATAATGCCCAAGCCGGGAATGTTGAATCCCCAGAAATATTGAGGCTGCCATTGCTCGGGCAGCAGACTGATCAGCCGGTCGGCGGCAGATATGATATAGCTGACCGCCCAAATGGTTACGGCTATCGGCAGCCACACCAGCATGCCTGTAATCAGATATTTTTTTAATGCCTTGGCAACTTTTCCGCCTTCGGCCGTTTGTTCTGTCATCTTCTGTGTTATTCCGACAAATATCGCCCAAACGTTGCATTATACGCGTTTGGGCGATAGGAAACGAGTGTTTTTAATATGGGAAGGGTGTTTGTTTTGCTTTCAGACGACCTATGTACAACATGATGTAAAAGGTCGTCTGAAAACGGGGTTGGGCGTCAAATTCCGTCCCAGTCGTTGAACATCAGGCCGATGCCGATGCCGTTTTGTTTGTGGTTGTAATCAATCAGGCTTTCGCCGTAGCCGTGAAAGCCGCGCACGACGCCTTTGAGTTTGCCTTTAATCGGGAAAGTGTAGGCGGCTTCAACCGCGCCGTGTCCGGTTTTGGGATTGTAGCGCAGCAGGGACGAAATATTTTGTTTGTCGTTCAGACGGTATTGCAGCTTCAAATCGCCATGACCCATGTAGTCGGTAATGTCGGGATTATCGTTGTTTTCACCGGTCTGATCGAATGCGCGCATCCACACGCGCGGGATAACGGTCAGCTTGCCCCATTCCATCCCTGCCATCGCGTAAACGCGGTTCCATGAGCGGGATTCGGGGCGGCTTTGTCCGTTGGATTGGTGGACAAAACCTGCACCGACCATGCGCAGTTTTCCGCCGAACGGTAAATCTGCCTTCACGGGCTGGGTCAGGAAAATTTCGGGTTCGTAATCGGTATTGCGGAACGGCGCGGATTTTCTGCCTTGGTTATAAATCTGCCAATCGGATTTTTGGGTGTAGCCGAACCACAAATCCGCGCGGGTTTTAAACAAATCTTCGGCGATTTTGCTTTTGAACGAAACTTGAAGTTTGGTTTCTATGTGTTTCTGTTCGCTGAATTTTTCCTGATTGGTCGTGCCGCGCGAAGGGGAGTGGGGATGAAGGTTGGGCGAGCTGTTGTACCATGCGGGCATCAGGTACATAGGATTGTGTTCGCGCACGCTCAATAAGCCGCGCGAGTCGTTTTTGTCCAAATCGTACATCAGGCTCAACGGCGTGTAGGCATCGGCAGTAGTACGCAGATTGTCTTCCGAAAGGGTGGATTGTTCTTTATTTTCGTCAAACACAATCGTCGCCGCTTTTTTCTCGCGGCTGGTGCTGATGGTTTTGGGTAAATCGACCGGTGCTTTGGCGGTTTCTTCGCGAATGACGGGCAGCGGGGCTTGCGGCGGCAGTTGTGCCGAATAAATGCTGTCGTAACACGCCAAACGGGTGGCATTGTCTTGAATGGAAGTGCATTGCAAAGCCGTGTCGGCGTAGGCGGCAGGGGCGGCTGCGCCGCCGACAAGAATAAGCATCAAAGCGCGCCGACATTTGGCTAATGACGGTTTTTTGTTCTTTATGGCATCGCTTTGCGCCAAATTGTGTTTCAACATCTTGTTCATCATTTCATTCATGGGGTTGCCGATTGGATGTTTTCAGACGACCTTTTGCCTGGAAATCGAGATTAATCGTGTGAAAAACAGATCAAACCGCATTTTACCGCCTTGCGCCTGCTTTACGACAGGTCGTCTGAAAAGTTTACATCAACTTGCATCACATACGGCAATGCCCCTGAAAGGTTAAGACCTCAGGGGCATCGTTATCTGCTTGCCCGTCCCGACGTGATCAAACACCAAGACGATAGACGAAAAAGATTAAGCCAATGCTTTTACTTTGGCAGACAGACGGCTCTTATGGCGGGCTGCTTTGTTTTTGTGGAATACGCCTTTGTCAGCGATACGGTCGATGACTTTGACGGACTCTTGGTAAACTACTTGAGCAGCAGCTTTGTCGCCGGCTTCAACTGCTTTCAACACTTTTTTCACTGCGGTACGGAATGCAGTACGCAGGCTGGCGTTGTGGGCGCGTTGTTTAACCGATTGGCGGGCACGTTTGCGGGCTTGTACGCTGTTTGCCATATTAAATATCTCCTGAAAAAATAAATTCTGTAAACGCGCAATTTTAAAGACAGATTTCTCTATATGCAAGTATTTTCTCTGTTTGCGCGCGCAAATCGCCCGTATTTTGCCCAAAAACGACATCTTGTGCAACGCCGTTTTCCCGAGTCTAAGAAATCGTGCCTTATTTCAATAAAAATCAGTCAGATATTGCTTTGAGTTCTCACCTACTTCCATTACAATAGCCCCGCTTTGCGCCGGGGTATTGATGGGGTGCAGAGTGTTCATTTTCTGTTAACAATCTTTCATCAGGAATATGCCCGTATGAAAAAATCCGTATTAGCCGTATTGGCGGCATTATCGCTGGCCGCTTGCGGCGGTGGCGAGAAAAAAACCGAGCAACCTCAAGCAGGCAGCGCGCCTGTTGCCAATGCCGAAGCAGCCGCCACCGATACTTTGAACATCTACAACTGGTCGAACTACGTTGACGAGAGTACCGTTGAAGACTTCAAAAAAGCCAATAATCTGAAGCTGACCTACGACCTTTACGAAAACAACGAAACCCTCGAAGCCAAAATGCTGACCGGCAAATCCGGCTATGACTTGGTCGTTCCCGGTATCGCTTTCCTGCCCCGTCAAATCGAAGCGGGTGCTTATCAGAAAGTCAATAAAGACCTGATTCCCAATTACAAAAACATCGATCCCGAATTGTTGAAAATGCTGGAAACTGCCGATCCGGGCAACCAGTATGCCGTTCCTTATTTCTCCGGTGTCAACACTTTGGCGATTACGGCGAAGGGTAAGGAGCTTTTGGGTGGTAAGCTGCCTGAAAACGGTTGGGATTTGCTGTTCAAGCCCGAATACACCAACAAGCTGAAATCATGCGGCATCGCCCTGTGGGATACGCCGAGCGAAATGTTCCCGATTTTGTTGAATTACTTGGGTAAAGATCCTAAAGGTACAAATCCTGATGATTTGAAAGCAGCGGCGGAAGTGCTAAAAACCATCCGTCCCGATGTAAAACGTTTCAGTCCGTCTATTATTGACGAATTGGCGCGCGGCGACATCTGTCTCGCAGCGGGTAACGGCGGCGACTTGAACTTGGCGAAAGCCCGTTCCGAAGAAGTGAAAAACAATGTCGGTATTGAAGTCTTGACGCCGAAAGGCATGGGCTTCTGGATCGAGTCTTGGTTGATTCCTGCTGATGCGAAAAACATCGCCAATGCCCACAAATACATCAACTACACGCTTGATCCCGAAGTGGCTGCGAAAAACGGTATTGCCGTTACCTTCGCGCCGGCCAGCAAACCGGCACGCGAAAAAATGCCTGCCGAGCTGGTGAACACACGTTCTATTTTCCCGAACGAGCAAGACATGAAAGACGGTTTCGTGATGCCTCAAATGAGCGCAGATGCGAAAAAACTGTCTGTCAACTTGTGGCAAAAAATCAAAGTCGGCTCCAATTAATCCGGAATATTCAAAAACGCCGTCTGAAATTCTTCAGACGGCGTTTCTAATTTTACCGCAATATCCGTGCCGTTCACCTATTGCCTTGATGCACGGTTACTTAGGTTAAAACTTCATCTCCAAAGTCAGGGTGTAATTTCGTCCCGGTGCGGCGTAGCGGTTATACCTGCCGACATTATTGTGCCTATTGACCGCTCCTTCGGCAGTCTGCCTTACAGACTCCCAAGTGGTATACCGGTAGTTGAAGAGGTTATACACGCCTGCGCGCAGGGTCAGGTGTTTCTTGATATTGTAATATCCGGAAACATCCGTAACATGCCAAGGCCGCGTCCGCCGTGATGCTGCTTTTTTAGCATTGGCATTACCGTTCAACAGCGCCTGGCTGCCTAGCAGTTCGTCAACAGATTTTGCCTTGGAATAAGTAAACATCGTATTGATGCCCCATATTCCGTCAGGATGGTCGTAACCCAAACCCAATACATATCGTGAAGGTTGGACGGCATCAAAGAGATATGAAGTTACAAACGTCCTGTCGGCGCGTATATCGGCATCTTTGACCTTGATACGGTTATAGGCAAGCGTGGAATACAACCCGTCCGGCAACCCGCCCCATACACCGTGCCAATCGATTTTACCCAAAATATTGATACCGGCTATCCGTGCATTTTGAGCATTTCGGTATCCGGGGTCGCCAGAAGCCGAAGTTTGCCCGTTTTGAGTTCGGGTTTCATAACCGAATGCAATCAGGTCGCGATAAGCATTGTTGAAATAGCTGGCTTCCAAATTGCCGAAGTCCCCTTTAAATACAATACCTGTCTCTCTATTAAAGGATTTTTCCGGTTTCAGATCCAACGTTTTCAAAGACTCCCCAGCTCTCCAGCCGTACATTTCGGCAAACGACGGTAGACGGAAGCCCGTAGAAGCGCGATAAGTCAAATCCATCCAGGTGAAAGGCTTGAGGACTACGCCTGCGTTCCAAGAAAGGTTGCGGTGAGTGCCGGTAGAGACACTCTTATCTTCCGAATGCGTACTGCGGTAATCGTAACGTATACCTGCTCCGACATCCGCCCACCTGCCCAAACGAACATTGTCTTGAACGGCTGCATAATAACCGTTGCCGCCGATATTCCTCGGTGTGCAGTCTGTATAGGTGTTATTGCCGAAACGGCATATCGGCGATGTATTGACCGTGGTCTTGCCGATAGACACCCAATACGGTTTGCCTTGGCTTCCGTTGGGTGACTGCGCCCCTTCCGGGATTTTCGATCCATATGCCTGAACTGCGTTTTGAAGATAATAATCGCTGTGGGACAATTGCGACTTAAAGCGGTCGTACCCTAGATTGATACTCAGATTGTGACGAATTTTGGCCGTATCAAATGCCTTTTTAAATACTGCTTGGAACAGGTTTCGGCTTTCTTCATAAATCATCCGGTCGGATTTATAGAAGGAATACGGTTTATTGCCGTCGGGACGGCAATTTTTATCCGAACCGTCGTGAGAGCAATGCGTCTGCTGCAAACGGTTGTCCAAATCTATACCTTGCCGGTCATAAGAAAGTCGGGCGTAATCGGCCCAGGTATCCTTGTCAGCATTATGGTAAACATATTCGACCCCGTACCGGTTTTTAGTATGGCGTTCATCATAAAACACGCCGGTACCGTAACCGATACCCTGCAATGTACCGCCCTCTCCCTGAACAAACAGCCTTTCGGCCTTATTATTGCCCGAATATTTGCCAAAGCCGCTCGGCGTACCGTTTCTCCGGACACTTTCATTCAGATCGGCCTCGGTAAAATAGGCAGGAACAGTCATATCCCGTGTATCAAAGGTCTGCTGCGTACGTTCAAGAACGGCTCCGACATAATGGCGGTTGTCCAAATGCCAACCCGGTCGGAACAGCCATGATTGTCTGCCATACTCAAGCGGGTCCGCAAGGAAGCGGCTGGGGCCGGTATAATCCTGCGTGCTGGCGGTTTTGCGCTCATCTTTGGCCAAAGCATCTTTTTTCGCATTGTCTTTACAGGCCGCATATCCATTGGAACACTCCTCTTCGACAATGAAATTTGCGTACGGATGGGTATCCTCGACCGGCATCAGCCGGTTGAAACTTTGCACACCTTTACCAGCATCTTTATGCGCGTGGATTTCCTTCCCCCGCCGTTTAGTATAAATAAGGAGGGCTTCCGCGCCGCCGCTGCGTCCTGCAAGCGCAAGGGACTGTGTCAGGGCATGGTCTTTTCCAGAATAGGCAGTTTTACTCTGAATGCCCCACTGTTTTCCCTCTCCGATAATGTCGGCTGCGGTTTTGGTTTGAAATGCGACCGAACCTGCCAATGCGCCGTTTCCGTATTCTGATGAATTCGAACCCTTGCTGATTTCAACGGCCTTAACGTTTTCATACTCAATTTCATTGATTGCGCCGCTGCTGCCCGCCGTCCTCGTCCCACCCAATGCCGCCTGCGCGGTGTAGGACTGTATTTGCGAAACGCCGTCTACCGTTAAGGAAACGCGGTTTTTATCCATGCCACGTATTGAATAGCCGGAACTTGCGCCCCGACCCTGTTCGACCACGGCAATACCCGGATCGTAACGGGTCAGGTCTCGGATATTCAAAACCTGTTCTTTACTTAGCGTCTCGGAAGATTTAACCAGCTTGCCCAGCCCGGTTACTTCGTTATCACGGCGGGTTTTCTGTTTTTTCGCATTGACCTGCACGGTATCGAGCTGCTTTTCCCACACTTGTCCGGACGGTAAAACATCCGCATAAGCAGGCAGCGCAGTCATCAGCGACAGGCATAAAATATTTAATCGGAACAAATGTTGCTGTTTCATATCATTTCTCTACTTACTGCCTTCAGACGGCATTTAAAGCCGATATGCCGTCTGAAGAATTTTCCTCTGTCAACCGGCAGCCCAGTTTACCGGACAAGCTGTTGGCGTTTCGTACCGAATACCACTGCCGACTTGCCGCTTTCTCCCTCCAATGTATTTCCGGAGAACGATCCGCCCATCTCAATGGCGTTTTTGCCGTAGAAGCCGCCGGACACATCTGCACGGATATTCGTCCGTTTCGGATCGATGGTATTTTTCGGATCTAATGCAAAGCCGTTTTCACCGGTTTTCGCCACACCTGAAAAACCGTTGCCCTGAATCGTGGCAGTGATGGTGAATACGGGGGCAATGCGGTCTTTCGCCGTCAGCATACCGTTGAGGGTTTTCTCGGCAAAATTAACTTTAAACTCCGCCCGGTTACCGCCTTCCTTATTGGAAGGTTCGGCACTCCAGCTCGTACCATTAACAATAGTACCCGACCATGTACCGCGATATACCGCCTCTCCCGCCGTTACAGGCATATCGGAAACCGGCGTACGGCTGCCCTGCAGGAACATATCGTGCGAACCGCCGTGTTCCAACACCCCGAAATGCAGGTAATCCAAATTGGAGCAGCATACCGACACCTTCACACCGTCTTTCTCAAATATATGCTGGAATGCCGTCTGAGTGCCTTCGGACGGCACAAGCGCAAGCTCTACGCCGTCAATCAGCAGTTTGGCCACGTTGCCGAAGCTGTCTATCTGTTTTTTCACAAAATCCGCACCGATGCGGTAAGCGTCCATAAAGGTTTCAGCCAATGGTTTTTCTGCACCGTCTTTCTGTTTCGCGCTGAATACGGCAAGCACTTTCTTATCGTTTGCCAAAAACTTGCCGCCCAACTCATCGCCCTGAGGCCCGTAGAAACCACCTTCCAGACTATCAGAATCAGAAACGAAGGGATGACCGTTCCCAGTATCTTTATCTGCAGCCAACGCCTTACCTTTGAAACGGTTACCGTGCAGGTTAGCCTGAATGTCGTAACGTTTAATTTGTTTGGCTTTATTTTCGGTTTCGTTATGGGTAATCCGGTTATTGCGGTAGAGCACGCCGGTCATGGTCTTGGCGGCGAAATCCACCTCAAACTCGCTGGTCAGCCCAAAATCGGTCTGACCTTCCGGTGCCTCGCTTTTATTGCGCAACACATCCGCTTCCTCGGCAGACAAAGCCCCGTACCTATCGCCCGCTTGCGAATTACCCAACTGGGAAAACTTCTGTTTTTCCTTGGCATCGGTTACATAATCCCAAGTGCCTTTGTAAATCGACTTGCCCATCGGCAGAGCTTGGGAAGGATTGCTGCCTTTATAGAAAAGGTAGCCGTCCGCGCCGGAAAGGGCGATATTGTTTTTGAAATCGATTTTATTGGCACCGTTGCGGTAGATATAGCCCGAGCGGACATATTGGAAATCCGTGTATCCTTCCACACGGCTTTTGCCGTCGCCCGTTGTGATGGATTCGTTCAGCGTACCCTTATCCATCGCAAAAATCTCATTCTTTTGGGGAAACTCACCCGGCTCACCCGCACCTAATTTCTCCCAATCCGCTTCTGATAATGCCTTATGATCTTCTTTATTTTTCGGGTGCCAGTTCCGACGCGGTATTTTGGCTGCAAAACCGTAAACCGGACGGTCGTTTTCCGCCGCCTGCGCTTCATCGGGTTTTGCCGGTTTTTCAGTCTGTTCGTCTTGGTATTTCGGTGCTTCGGACTGCGGGTTGTGCTGTTTCGTTTCCACGCTGTCCAAATCGAAACTGCCGCCGCCCGCGCAGGCAGAAAGCAGCAGCACAGGCAGGATACCGGCTGCTTGGGCAATAAGTGAATTTTTCATATCAACTTTTTTAAAAATGATAATAGTTTATATTTTATTAACTTAAAATGTAATTTGCAAACATTTTCTGACGTACCTTCACAAAAAACACCCGCACATCCTTACTCCGGATATGCGGGTGTTTGAGCAAACCTTGCCTAACCCAAAGACACCATTTCAATCTGCTCCATCGTCCTACCCAGAAAACGTTCGCCTATCGTTCTGAATTTCAAAGGAATATCGCTGACATAAAAACGATAGTCGGGATTATTGTTGTCAGTATTGAGTAATTCCTCCTGCGCAAGGACGCGTGCTGTTTCTTCAGCCGTCGTAATTGTAGAATCAACCAACGCGACATTACCCGCCTCCCTACCGATTAAGGGCTTGAGCAAGGGAAAGTGCGTGCAGCCCAACACCAGCGTATCGATGCCGTGTGCAAGCAATGGTTTGAGGTATTCGCATACGGTCAGGTGGGTAACTTCATGTTCCAACCAACCTTCCTCATCGGTACGGGTATGTTGTTTGTAACCGAGTCTGTAGAGGCCGTTTTTCTTTGTCCAACGGGCATCTTTGTCCTTACTCGGTGTGGTTTGGCCGCTGACTTGTCCTTCTTCATCGACTTCTATAGCCTGACGCTGTTTGCTGCCGGCGGTCTGAATAATGGTGGCGTCAATGACGGCAGCGGATGCTTTCTCTATTTTTAGGCCTTTTTCGGTCAGTTGGCAGTTAATCAGTTCCAGCAATTCGGACAGGGTGTCGTCTTGCGCCAGCCAGTTGCGGTAGCAGCATAAGGTGCTGTAATCGGGGATGCTCAGTTCGTCAAAACGACAAAACAGGTTGAAATCGATGCGGGTGATAAGGCTGTGTTCGAGTTCGGGATCGGAAAGGTTGTGCCATTGTCCGAGCAGGACGGCTTTGAACATGGACAAAAGGGGATAGGCGGGACGGCCGCGGTGGTCTCGGAGGTAACGGGTTTTTTGACGATTCAGGTATTGCTCGATCAGTTGCCAATCAATCACTTGATCCAACTTCAATAGTGGGAAGCGGTCGATGTGTTTGGCAATCATGGCTTGAGACCTTTGCAAAAAAGCCCTTCCTTCGACAGCCGGAACCCAAACACAGGTTTTCAGCTGTTTTCGCCCCTAATTACGCCTAATTTTACCCAAATACCCCCTTAATCCTCCCCGGATACCTGATAATCAGGTATCCGGGTCACCTTTTAGGCGGCAACAGACACACTTAACCTGTTAGCTGCTTTCAATAGGTTCAAACACATCGCCTTCAGATGGCTTTGCGCACTCACTTTAATCAGCCCGAAATAGGCTGCCCGGGCATAGCGGAATTTACGGTGCAGCGTACCAAAGCTTTGTTCGACCACATAACGGGTCTTCGACAAATATCGGTTGCGTTTGGTTTGCACTTCCGTCAGCGGACGGTTGCGGTGGGCTTTGCGCATAATGCCGTCCAGCAACTGATGCTCTTTCAGATGTTGCCGGTTTTCCGCACTGTCGTAGCCTTTATCGGCATAGACGGTCGTACCTTCAATGCCCTCCAGCAAAGGCAACAGGTGGTTGCACTCATGGGTATTGGCGGGGGTGATGTGCAGTTTCTCGATATAGCCTTCCTCATCGGTACGGGTATGTTGTTTGTAACCGAGTTTGTAGAGGCCGTTTTTCTTTGTCCAACGGGCATCTTTGTCCTTACTCGGTGTGGTTTGGCCGCTGACTTGTCCTTCTTCATCGACTTCTATGGCCTGACGC is a genomic window containing:
- the aspS gene encoding aspartate--tRNA ligase produces the protein MRTNYCGLISEQYLDQTVTVKGWVHRRRDHGGVIFIDLRDREGIVQVVIDPDTPEAFATADSARNEYVLSITGRVRNRPEGTTNDKMISGKIEILAKEIEVLNAAATPPFQIDDENISENVRLTNRVIDLRRPVMQRNLRLRYQVAMGVRRYLDAQGFIDIETPMLTRSTPEGARDYLVPSRVHPGEFFALPQSPQLFKQLLMVAGFDRYYQITKCFRDEDLRADRQPEFTQIDLETSFLNEDEIMDITEGMAKQVFQDALGVDLGDFPRMPYSEAMFYYGSDKPDMRINLKFTELTDLMKTEEFKVFRGAADMKGGRVVALRVPNGAKFSRKEIDEYTKFVGIYGAKGLAYIKVNDVSNLSNGEDSGLQSPIVKFLSENTLKEIIERTGAQNGDIIFFGADKAKVVNEAIGALRIKVGLEHGAENGYFVDEWKPLWVVDFPMFEYDEDGDRWAAMHHPFTSPKPGHEDLMASDPENCLARAYDMVLNGWEIGGGSIRIHRADVQEKVFAALKISPEEQQEKFGFLLDNLKFGAPPHGGLAFGLDRLVTLMTGAESIRDVIAFPKTQRAQCLLTNAPNAVDDKQLRELSLRLRQKATENKEA
- a CDS encoding DUF502 domain-containing protein, encoding MTEQTAEGGKVAKALKKYLITGMLVWLPIAVTIWAVSYIISAADRLISLLPEQWQPQYFWGFNIPGLGIIAAIVVLFLTGVFAANVLGRQILAAWDSLLGRIPVVKSIYSSVKKVSESLLSDSSRSFRTPVLVPFPQPNIWTIAFVSGHIPDKLKGSLPHDDDYLSVYVPTTPNPTGGYYIMVKKSDVRELDMSVDEALKYVISLGMVMPDEVRVKALAEHRSSENGDTEQNN
- a CDS encoding phospholipase A; the encoded protein is MNEMMNKMLKHNLAQSDAIKNKKPSLAKCRRALMLILVGGAAAPAAYADTALQCTSIQDNATRLACYDSIYSAQLPPQAPLPVIREETAKAPVDLPKTISTSREKKAATIVFDENKEQSTLSEDNLRTTADAYTPLSLMYDLDKNDSRGLLSVREHNPMYLMPAWYNSSPNLHPHSPSRGTTNQEKFSEQKHIETKLQVSFKSKIAEDLFKTRADLWFGYTQKSDWQIYNQGRKSAPFRNTDYEPEIFLTQPVKADLPFGGKLRMVGAGFVHQSNGQSRPESRSWNRVYAMAGMEWGKLTVIPRVWMRAFDQTGENNDNPDITDYMGHGDLKLQYRLNDKQNISSLLRYNPKTGHGAVEAAYTFPIKGKLKGVVRGFHGYGESLIDYNHKQNGIGIGLMFNDWDGI
- the rpsT gene encoding 30S ribosomal protein S20, yielding MANSVQARKRARQSVKQRAHNASLRTAFRTAVKKVLKAVEAGDKAAAQVVYQESVKVIDRIADKGVFHKNKAARHKSRLSAKVKALA
- a CDS encoding extracellular solute-binding protein — translated: MKKSVLAVLAALSLAACGGGEKKTEQPQAGSAPVANAEAAATDTLNIYNWSNYVDESTVEDFKKANNLKLTYDLYENNETLEAKMLTGKSGYDLVVPGIAFLPRQIEAGAYQKVNKDLIPNYKNIDPELLKMLETADPGNQYAVPYFSGVNTLAITAKGKELLGGKLPENGWDLLFKPEYTNKLKSCGIALWDTPSEMFPILLNYLGKDPKGTNPDDLKAAAEVLKTIRPDVKRFSPSIIDELARGDICLAAGNGGDLNLAKARSEEVKNNVGIEVLTPKGMGFWIESWLIPADAKNIANAHKYINYTLDPEVAAKNGIAVTFAPASKPAREKMPAELVNTRSIFPNEQDMKDGFVMPQMSADAKKLSVNLWQKIKVGSN